Genomic segment of uncultured Desulfobacter sp.:
GTGGCAGCGGCCCTGAAATTTACCTTTTTATGGGGCATGATCACATAAAAAAACATGAACAGTGACCAGGTGACCACATAGGGTACCACCTTGATAAAAAAAGAGATAATCCCTTTAATATCAATGGGAACCCCAAGATAGGCCCAAAAAGATTCAAGGTGGGGAATCATAAACAAATTTACGGATCCGGACAAAAGCCCCAAAAGGCCTGCCGCCAGGGCAATGGTCAGATAATCGGTGAGTTTTCTGATCAACGGTCTGCCATCCCTCACCCACCAGATACGGTTGAATGTACCTTCAATATGGAACATCAGCCGGATCAAGGAGTATAAAAGCAGCAGAACACCCAGTACAGCCATGAGGCCGCCCTGGGTTTTTTCCAGCAGGTTATTGGAAAAAACCAAAATATTTTGAACAATCTCCTCATGGCCCTCAAACAAAGACATCACCTCGGCCTCAAGGAACTGCTGGAACCCGAATCCTTTGGCAATACCAAAGGCCATGGCCATCACGGGCACGACGCTTAAAAGGGTGTACAAACTTAAGGCCGAGGCCCGCAGGGCACAACTATCCCGCTGATACCCCCTGGCTGCCCTGTAAAGCACCCGGAGGGCCTTGGCCCGAAACATATCAAATGAAAAGGGAGCCGTCTGCTTCATTTCCGGTTCAACCATGCCTCCAGACGTTTTAAGCCTTCCTGGGTAGATACCTTTGGCCGATACCCAATATCCTTTTTTGCACGGGTGATATCAAACCAGTGAGAGGTGGCAAGTTCCTTGGCAGCAAACCGGGTCATGGGGGGATCTTTTTTAATCCCCAAGGTTCGGTAGACAAATTCAAAGAGCCACCCGGCCGCATAGGCGGTCCTTGCCGAGACATGGCCTTTGATGGGCGGCCGGCCGGCTGCGGCCAGAAACCCATTGGCCAGACGCCATTTGGACATGGGCTCGTCCTGGCTGATAAAATATACATTTCCGGATAAATCAGGATTTTCGGCCAGTTTTTCAGCGGCCAGGATATGGGCATCTGCGGCATTGTCCACATAAATGGTATCCACAAGATCGGTATCCGGGCCAATGATCTTCAGGCGTTTGGCCCGGTTGATAATACCGGGGACCAGATGGTTGTCTTCCGGGCCCCAGATCAAGTGGGGCCTCAAAATAATGACACAAAGCCCCTGCCCCGCCGCTTTAATCACCTCTTTTTCCGCCAGGGCTTTGGTTTCAGGATAAGGTGCCAGATATGTCGCAGGATAGGGAACTGACTCATCCGCCCCGTGCATATCCTTGTCATCAAAAACCACGGACGGTGAACTGGTATGAATCAGCCGCCCCACCTTATGTTTCATGCACGCGCCAATAACATTTACGGTACCTGTAACATTAATACGAAAGTATTCATCATAAGATCCCCAGATACCGGGCTTTGCCGCCGTATGAAACACGGTGTCCATGCCCTTTAAGGCATCGGCCACGGCATCTGCATCGGATAGATCACCCTGGATCTGGGAAACACCCAGTTTATCCAGTTCCAAATACCGGGACCTGGAAAATGAAACAACATGCTCACCTTTATCCACTAATTTTTTAACCAGCACCTTGCCCAAAAAGCCGCCGCCGCCCGTAACCAGGGTATTTCCCAAACTCATTTTTTATTTGACCACCTGTATATCCGAAAGTTTATAAATTTTATCTAAATCTTTTCTTGACAAGGCACAGCTTTTTTTATAAAAGTAAC
This window contains:
- a CDS encoding YihY/virulence factor BrkB family protein, which produces MVEPEMKQTAPFSFDMFRAKALRVLYRAARGYQRDSCALRASALSLYTLLSVVPVMAMAFGIAKGFGFQQFLEAEVMSLFEGHEEIVQNILVFSNNLLEKTQGGLMAVLGVLLLLYSLIRLMFHIEGTFNRIWWVRDGRPLIRKLTDYLTIALAAGLLGLLSGSVNLFMIPHLESFWAYLGVPIDIKGIISFFIKVVPYVVTWSLFMFFYVIMPHKKVNFRAAATGAVFAGTLFQIIQTAFLKFQVFVTGYNAIYGSFAALPMFLIWLQVSWGVLLYGAEIAFEWENIGHAKISDLTLSAMSIRARKLAMLEIVKGCVQRFAEKKPPATDVQIARELNLPLNIVHHLLEILMNSEVLYSVNLEGNTTGYTPAMDIECMSIMDVLCAVEHHGDPNAYTAGTLLAQALESSLEGFDSAARNCNGERLMKDI
- a CDS encoding NAD-dependent epimerase/dehydratase family protein, which produces MSLGNTLVTGGGGFLGKVLVKKLVDKGEHVVSFSRSRYLELDKLGVSQIQGDLSDADAVADALKGMDTVFHTAAKPGIWGSYDEYFRINVTGTVNVIGACMKHKVGRLIHTSSPSVVFDDKDMHGADESVPYPATYLAPYPETKALAEKEVIKAAGQGLCVIILRPHLIWGPEDNHLVPGIINRAKRLKIIGPDTDLVDTIYVDNAADAHILAAEKLAENPDLSGNVYFISQDEPMSKWRLANGFLAAAGRPPIKGHVSARTAYAAGWLFEFVYRTLGIKKDPPMTRFAAKELATSHWFDITRAKKDIGYRPKVSTQEGLKRLEAWLNRK